The region CAACCAGCTCATCCGCATCGAAGAGGAGCTCGGCGATCAGGCGCTCTACCCGGAGCGTGGCCGAGGGACCGTGGTCGGTCCGTGACCGGGTAACCCGGACGGGAGCGTAGGAGCGGGCGCCGGCGGGCGATCAACCGCCCGCCGGCAGTGGTTGGCTGGTCGCGCCGGTGTTTGTAGGGTCATGGCGTGGAGATCGAATCGGAACGGGCGGCGCGGTTGCTGGACGCCGAGGCGAAGGCGGTTGAGCTGTTCGCCGAGGTCGAACGTCGTGGGCTGATCGCTGCCGGGCAGCGTGAGCAGGCCGTCAGCGACCACATCCGTGATCTTGCCAATGAACTGTTCGGGGTCGACCGTTTCTGGCACAAGCGCATCGTCAGGTCGGGGCCGAACACGCTCCAGCCGTACCGGGAGAATCCGCCGGACCGGGTCATCGAGGCCGATGACATCGCCTTCTGCGACTTCGGTCCGATCTTCGCCGGTTGGGAGGCCGACTTCGGTCGTACGTTCGTCCTCGGCGACGATCCGGTCAAGCATCGACTGCGTGACGACCTTCCGATCGTGTTCGAGGCCGGTCGGCGCTTCTTCCACGAGCAGCCGGACGTTACCGGCGAGCAACTGTTCGCGCACGTCCGTACGCTGGCCGAGCAGGCGGGCTGGGAGTACGGCGGCCCGCACGCCGGTCACCTGGTGGGCGAGTTCCCGCACGAGCGGATCGCCGGTGACCAGGTGGAGCACTACATCGCGCCGGGTAGCACCCAGCCGATGCGTCGGACGGACCGTACCGGGCGGCGCTGCCACTGGATCCTCGAAATCCACCTCGTCGACCGCGCCCGCGGCTTCGGCGGCTTCCACGAACAACTCCTCGACCTCGGCCCACCCCGCTGACCGCTCGGCGCCGCCACCGGCGGGTACGGTGGCGGCGCCGAGCGGACCCGCTGCGGCTACCCGACCTGCTGGCGGCGGCCGTTGTACACGGTGGTGTCGGTGCGCTGGCCGTAGTCGCGGAATACGGCGAGGGCCTGGTCACGTAGCACGTCGGTGGTGACGTCGATCCCGCGCTGTTGCAGCTGTTCCTTCCAGTCGGTCCGCATCGGGCCCTCGTCGAACCCGGTGAGGTGCTCGACCTCGTCGCCTTCGCCGGCGATGACGAGGCGTTCGATTCCGGACCACACGGTGGCGCCGTAGCACATGGCGCAGGGCCGCCAGTTGACGACGAGTTCGGTCGGGGTGGCGGTGGGGCCGCCGAGGTCCCAGGTGCCGAGTCTGATCTGGGCGAGCGAGATGGCGACGATCTCGGCGTGCATGGCCGACAGGTTCGCGGCGAGGACCAGGTTGACTCCGACGGACACGACCTCGCCGGTCGCCGCGTCGGTGACCAGCGCGGCGAACGGTCCGCCGGTGCCTTCGCGGTGGTTGCGGTCGGCGAGCCGGTGTACGAGGCGCATGCGGTCCTCGATGTCGGGCAGCAGCGGGTCGACGGACGCGATCTCGTCGGTGACCCAGCCCGGCAGTCGTGCGCCGAAGTTCGTGGCGATGGTGCTGGGGTCCATGCCGGCTCCTAGGCGGTGAAGAAGTGGCTCAGGCCCATGGCCCGCAGTCCGCGGCGGTAGGCGACGGAACTGCGGTCGGCGGCGATGTTGACCTCGATACGCGGGTCGAGTGGAAGGTTCTCCGGCTTCTGCACCTCGACGATCACCCGGTCCTCCTCGAAGATGCGCAGGTTGAAGTCGAAGATCTCCTGCGCGGGCTGGTCGGTGGCGAAGTTCTTCGCGATCGGGGCGAACATGCGGGTACGCCGCGCCGACACGGGCGAGGCGGCGTTCATGATGCACAGCCGCCCGTTGTCGGGGAAGTGCACGACGAGCGTCGCGGTGAAGGGCAGGTGTACGTCGAAGCGCCGCAACCACCGGTAACCGGGGTCGGCGATCGCCGTGCCGTGCGGGTAGTTACCGACGGTGCTCCAGTAATCGACGCTGAACCCGGTGGCGGACGCGACCGGGTTGTAGTCGGGCACCTCGGTGTTGTCCGGATCTCCGAAGGTGTCGACGTGGACGAATCCGAAGTGGGCGACGTCGAGGAAGCCCTCCACCTGCCGGCCGGCGAACGCGGCGACGTCGAACGCCGGGCACGTCACGGCCTGGTATCCGGAATCGTGCCAACCCGGCATCGCGGGAATCGGTGCCGCCGCCGGCTCCTGCGACGTCACCGGGTCGGGCCGGAGGCAGGTCCAGACGAGGCCGTACCGCTCGACCGCGGGATAGGTACGCAGGGTCAGCCGTTTGGGGATGCTGGCGGTGGGATGGGCCGGGACCGCGACGCATCTTCCACCGGCGCCGAAACGTATCCCGTGGTAGGCACACGCGACGGTCGCGCCGTCGCCGGTGCCGCGCGAGAGCGGAACCCCACGGTGTGGGCAGATGTCGTTGGCGACGACGACCGTGTCGCCGGTCCGGTAGACGACGAGCGGCTCGTCGAGCAGGGTCGCCGCGACCGGTGCCTCGACAACGTCGCGGGACAGCGCGACCGGGTACCAGTGGGCCGCCAGGACGCCCCAGTCGGCCGGGTCGAAGGTGCACTCGCGCGGCAGCGCGTCGGCGGAACTGGTGGTCGTGTTCCTGTTCCGGGCGACTCGGGGGCTGTGAGAGATGTCGGCGATAGTCATCGGGACCTCCGATGAGGCAGCGGGCGCCGTAGCGCACGGCAGAGGGCGGGTATGCGGCCGGAATCAGGCCCGGATCGGCGCAACAGCTCGCCAGGGATCGAGGCTGTGGCCGCAACGAGCCGCGTTCACATGAGACTCTTCGGCGCTGTTCCCCACTACCGGGATCGGCGCCGGTCAGTGCCCCGATAACCACCCGTGGGCGACGCGACCGCGGGTCCACGCACTCTGGTGCGTACAGCGACGGAGATCGACGTGCCACCGAGACAACGCCGCACCCGTCACCGTCGACCTCCCGCCTCGAAGGAGTCGGCGCCGTGTCCCACGCACCGATGCCGCTGCCAGTATCGGTGCGCACGGTTACCGCCCTGTTTCAGGACCAACCGATCTCAGCAGAAGGCGCCCACGTTCTCCTCGGCCCACTGCCGAAATGATCTGGCCGGGGAGCCGGTCACCCGTGGGACCGTGTCCCGCACCATGCGCAGTTCGTCGTTGACGTCGCCGCCCATCAGGTCGAGCACCGCGTCCGCGGCCCGGTCTCCGATGAGGACGGCCATCTGCCGGCACGCCTCCACCCGGCTGATCTCGACGAACGACACGTCCTGCCCGAGAGCTGCCGCGATGGCCTCGACCTGCTGCCGGGGCGTGACCCGTTCCGGCCCGGTCAGCGCGTACGTCTGCCCCCGGTGGCCCGGCTCGGTCAACGCCACTCGGGCCACCGCCGCGATGTCCGCCGGGTGGATGGTCGGGAGCCCCACGTCCGCGTACGGCACGTGCACCGTGCCACGGTCGCGGATCGACGCCGCCCACCACAGGGTGTTCGAGGCGAACTGGGTCGGACGCAGGATCGTCCAGTTCATGCCGCTGTCCGCGAGCAGCCGCTCGACGGCCAGGTTCTCGCCGGCGGCAGGCATGTGCGGGTGGGTCTGCACCGTTATGGACGACACGAGCACCACGTGCTCCAC is a window of Micromonospora sp. NBC_01699 DNA encoding:
- a CDS encoding M24 family metallopeptidase gives rise to the protein MEIESERAARLLDAEAKAVELFAEVERRGLIAAGQREQAVSDHIRDLANELFGVDRFWHKRIVRSGPNTLQPYRENPPDRVIEADDIAFCDFGPIFAGWEADFGRTFVLGDDPVKHRLRDDLPIVFEAGRRFFHEQPDVTGEQLFAHVRTLAEQAGWEYGGPHAGHLVGEFPHERIAGDQVEHYIAPGSTQPMRRTDRTGRRCHWILEIHLVDRARGFGGFHEQLLDLGPPR
- a CDS encoding nucleoside deaminase, yielding MDPSTIATNFGARLPGWVTDEIASVDPLLPDIEDRMRLVHRLADRNHREGTGGPFAALVTDAATGEVVSVGVNLVLAANLSAMHAEIVAISLAQIRLGTWDLGGPTATPTELVVNWRPCAMCYGATVWSGIERLVIAGEGDEVEHLTGFDEGPMRTDWKEQLQQRGIDVTTDVLRDQALAVFRDYGQRTDTTVYNGRRQQVG
- a CDS encoding aromatic ring-hydroxylating dioxygenase subunit alpha, which translates into the protein MTIADISHSPRVARNRNTTTSSADALPRECTFDPADWGVLAAHWYPVALSRDVVEAPVAATLLDEPLVVYRTGDTVVVANDICPHRGVPLSRGTGDGATVACAYHGIRFGAGGRCVAVPAHPTASIPKRLTLRTYPAVERYGLVWTCLRPDPVTSQEPAAAPIPAMPGWHDSGYQAVTCPAFDVAAFAGRQVEGFLDVAHFGFVHVDTFGDPDNTEVPDYNPVASATGFSVDYWSTVGNYPHGTAIADPGYRWLRRFDVHLPFTATLVVHFPDNGRLCIMNAASPVSARRTRMFAPIAKNFATDQPAQEIFDFNLRIFEEDRVIVEVQKPENLPLDPRIEVNIAADRSSVAYRRGLRAMGLSHFFTA
- a CDS encoding NAD(P)H-binding protein, which gives rise to MTILVTGATGNIGSALLGQLCASGAAPIRGLTRRTVRASFPDGVEAVEGDLARAASLRPALDGVRSLFLVSRVGADADVIEEARQAGVEHVVLVSSITVQTHPHMPAAGENLAVERLLADSGMNWTILRPTQFASNTLWWAASIRDRGTVHVPYADVGLPTIHPADIAAVARVALTEPGHRGQTYALTGPERVTPRQQVEAIAAALGQDVSFVEISRVEACRQMAVLIGDRAADAVLDLMGGDVNDELRMVRDTVPRVTGSPARSFRQWAEENVGAFC